The Megalops cyprinoides isolate fMegCyp1 chromosome 19, fMegCyp1.pri, whole genome shotgun sequence genome has a window encoding:
- the LOC118794424 gene encoding chromobox protein homolog 1: MSQPTEPPNGAPTVTAEAPQAEVKLAATAGKKQNKKKVEEVVEEEEEEYVVEKVLDRRVVKGRVEYLLKWKGFSDEDNTWEPEDNLDCPDLIAEFLQSQKTAHEVDKKETGGKRKTTESDTEGVGEESRPKKRKDEPEKPRGFARGLDPERIIGATDSSGELMFLMKWKNSDEADLVPAKEANVKCPQVVISFYEERLTWHSYPTEEEEKKEDKN; the protein is encoded by the exons ATGAGCCAGCCTACAGAACCCCCTAACGGTGCTCCCACTGTTACAGCAG AGGCCCCCCAGGCAGAGGTCAAGCTGGCGGCGACCGCAGGGAAAAAGCAGAACAagaagaaggtggaggaggtggtggaggaagaggaggaggagtatgTGGTGGAGAAGGTGCTGGACCGGAGGGTGGTGAAGGGCAGGGTGGAGTACCTGCTCAAGTGGAAGGGCTTCTCCGA TGAGGACAACACTTGGGAGCCCGAGGACAACCTGGACTGCCCTGACCTGATCGCAGAGTTCCTGCAGTCCCAGAAGACGGCCCACGAGGTGGACAAGAAAGAGACGGGGGGCAAGAGGAAGACCACCGAGTCAGACACAGAGGGCGTGGGGGAGGAGAGCCGCCCCAAGAAGAGGAAAGATGAG cCAGAGAAACCCAGGGGTTTCGCTCGAGGGCTGGACCCAGAACGCATCATCGGAGCCACAGACTCCAGCGGAGAGCTCATGTTCCTCATGAAATG GAAGAACTCAGATGAGGCGGACCTGGTGCCGGCCAAAGAGGCCAACGTGAAGTGTCCGCAGGTGGTCATCTCCTTCTACGAGGAGAGGCTGACGTGGCACTCCTACCCCaccgaggaagaggagaagaaggaggacaAGAACTAA